One part of the Humulus lupulus chromosome 9, drHumLupu1.1, whole genome shotgun sequence genome encodes these proteins:
- the LOC133799333 gene encoding probable polygalacturonase At3g15720 — protein sequence MEFGATGNGTNDDSQDVLNDNNGVLRAWKNVCGSKAGRPVLKFPAGRTYLLKPMLFQGPCVSNSVLIQIDGYIRAPSSIYEWIGFERGSWLHFLNINGLIVSGKGTFDGYGHIWWNITKKGGSIKAPAGINQSCSPMHVYREVGQQPTNVATLQAVDQSCSPMHVNREGLGFHHCNNLQLYGFTSKNSPNKHITIQGCIGVTVSNIHIQAPKTSPNTDGIMISTSSQININESFIATGDDCISIKSGSSYINITHIACGPGHGISVGSLGVVQTPSTVEQVHVKNCTFNGTSNGARIKTWSTGVGYARAITFEHITLIASQNPIIINQDYTDLKDGAIKISDVTYRGFVGTSLTEEAITLDCAKLGCNGIVMEKINLVSALPGKKVTSFCKNANGKLKSTSPNVPCLAKES from the exons ATGGAGTTTGGAGCCACTGGAAATGGCACCAATGATGACTCACAA gatgttttAAATGACAACAAT GGTGTGTTAAGGGCTTGGAAAAATGTATGTGGAAGCAAAGCAGGCAGACCAGTCCTGAAATTCCCAGCTGGAAGAACATACTTGCTTAAGCCAATGTTGTTCCAAGGTCCTTGTGTCTCCAACAGTGTTCTAATTCAG ATTGATGGATATATCAGAGCACCATCAAGTATTTATGAGTGGATAGGGTTTGAGCGTGGAAGTTGGCTGCATTTCTTGAACATCAATGGTCTCATAGTCAGTGGAAAAGGGACCTTCGATGGTTATGGTCATATTTGGTGGAACATTACTAAAAAG GGAGGTAGCATCAAAGCACCTGCG GGTATCAACCAATCTTGTAGCCCTATGCATGTGTATCGCGAGGTTGGTCAGCAGCCTACAAATGTTGCTACTTTGCAGGCTGTCGACCAATCCTGCAGTCCTATGCATGTGAATCGTGAG ggtctaggatttcaccattGCAACAATCTTCAACTATATGGATTCACTTCTAAGAACAGTCCAAACAAACACATCACTATTCAGGGCTGCATTGGAGTGACTGTCTCCAACATTCATATACAAGCACCTAAAACCAGTCCCAACACTGATGGAATCATGATCTCTACCTCTTCCCAAATCAATATCAATGAATCTTTTATTGCCActg gTGATGACTGTATTTCTATTAAGAGTGGCTCCTCCTACATCAACATAACACATATAGCCTGTGGCCCAGGTCACGGTATTAG TGTTGGAAGCTTAGGAGTTGTACAAACCCCTAGCACAGTGGAACAAGTGCATGTTAAAAATTGCACCTTTAATGGAACTTCAAATGGTGCTCGAATCAAGACATGGAGT ACCGGAGTTGGGTACGCAAGGGCCATCACCTTTGAGCACATAACGCTCATAGcttcacaaaatccaattattATTAATCAGGATTATACTGATCTTAAg GATGGTGCAATCAAAATAAGTGATGTGACATATAGAGGGTTTGTGGGAACATCACTAACTGAGGAAGCAATCACATTGGATTGTGCCAAATTAGGTTGCAATGGCATAGTAATGGAGAAGATCAACTTGGTTTCAGCCTTGCCTGGCAAGAAAGTGACGTCGTTTTGTAAAAATGCTAATGGGAAACTCAAGTCTACTTCCCCTAATGTCCCTTGTCTAGCCAAAGAATCATAA
- the LOC133802239 gene encoding uncharacterized protein LOC133802239: MANESISEQERHQREQILELDHEELLIEEVDDDSSDEDRHAIGSSSSGGLTFNTGLASLHTYLGNVEDTHHRDRVGFLEGGDIFSLPIFYLEGVVLFPEAILPLRVIEPNFIAAIERALTQVDDVSSSIIGVVRAHRNGNSGQRASFSSVGTTAEIRQYRRLDDGTLNIVTRGQHRFRLRRPYIDSEGVPCGEIQIIKEDLPLRTPIDALGDRLPLNKGSEENSDESFESSLSLTEKRVHQSAIVSCSEPENGGDSGLGLGKSSMSLSRTHSQHVNQSRRRFSRTFWPFWVYRMYDSYCLAQKASDMWKQIVGAPSMEGLVKKPDLLSFYIASKIPVSESTRQELLEIDGISYRLRREIELLESVNLIKCRHCQTVIARRSDMLAMSSDGPLGAYVNSHGFVHEVITLYRANDLTLVGVPVREYSWFPGYAWTITNCASCGNQMGWLFTATKKNLKPRLFWGIRSSEVSI; the protein is encoded by the exons atgGCCAACGAAAGCATAAGCGAGCAAGAGAGACACCAGAGGGAGCAGATTCTGGAGCTCGATCACGAGGAATTGCTCATCGAAGAGGTCGACGACGACTCATCCGACGAAGATCGTCACGCTATAGGTAGTAGCAGCAGTGGTGGATTAACTTTCAATACAGGTTTGGCTTCGCTACACACATATCTTGGCAATGTCGAAGACACACACCATAGGGATAGGGTTGGGTTTTTGGAAGGTGGTGATATCTTTAGTCTTCCGATCTTCTATCTTGAAGGGGTTGTTTTGTTCCCTGAGGCAATCCTTCCTCTCCGAGTTATCGAACCCAATTTCATAGCTGCCATCGAGAGAGCTTTAACACAAGTTGATGATGTATCTTCCTCTATAATTGGTGTGGTTCGAGCTCACAGAAATGGTAACAGTGGTCAAAGAGCAAGCTTTTCAAGTGTTGGGACTACTGCAGAGATTCGACAGTACCGGAGATTAGATGATGGTACATTGAATATTGTCACTCGTGGGCAGCACAGATTCCGTTTAAGACGTCCTTATATTGATTCAGAAGGGGTTCCTTGTGGTGAAATCCAAATCATCAAGGAAGATTTACCGCTGAGGACCCCAATCGATGCTTTGGGAGATCGGCTGCCTTTAAATAAGGGTTCAGAAGAGAATTCAGATGAAAGCTTTGAAAGTTCCCTCTCATTGACAGAAAAGAGAGTTCACCAATCTGCAATTGTTTCTTGTTCTGAACCTGAGAATGGTGGAGATTCTGGCTTGGGATTGGGAAAGAGTTCCATGTCATTGTCAAGAACGCATTCACAGCACGTTAATCAGTCGCGGAGGAGATTTTCGAGAACTTTCTGGCCATTTTGGGTTTATCGCATGTATGATTCATATTGTCTTGCTCAAAAGGCTTCAG ATATGTGGAAACAGATAGTTGGAGCACCAAGTATGGAAGGCCTGGTGAAGAAGCCTGATCTTTTGTCATTTTACATCGCCAGTAAAATTCCAGTGTCTGAATCTACAAGGCAAGAGCTTCTGGAGATTGATGGTATATCCTATAGGTTGCGCCGGGAAATTGAGCTACTTGAGAGTGTTAATCTCATTAAATGTAGACACTGTCAGACTGTAATTGCAAGGCGGAGTGATATGCTGGCGATGTCTAGTGATGGTCCTCTTGGTGCTTATGTAAACTCACATGGTTTTGTGCATGAGGTCATTACTCTGTACAGAGCAAATGACTTAACACTTGTGGGGGTACCAGTGAGAGAATACAGTTGGTTTCCTGG GTATGCATGGACAATAACAAACTGTGCTTCTTGTGGAAACCAGATGGGGTGGCTCTTTACAGCCACAAAGAAGAATTTGAAGCCTAGGCTGTTTTGGGGTATTCGGAGTTCCGAAGTATCTATATGA